Proteins from a single region of Catenulispora acidiphila DSM 44928:
- a CDS encoding Nickel transporter NicT — MTATTAGTDSAGPATTAAPAGSRLARIRASLTPAEWGRVGGMFGFIALLHVVGWGILAALVVPGHYQLQGGLFGFGTGLTAYTLGMRHAFDADHIAAIDNTTRKLMAEGKRPLSVGFWFSLGHSTIVVVLTLLLGLGLKGLGVELSDDKSGLHSFGGLIGTTVSGTFLYLIAIINLVVLVGILKVFRQMRRGEFDEATLEEHLNNRGLMNRFLGRAMKAVTKPWQIYPVGVLFGLGFDTVTEVGLLVLAGTSVASGLPWYAVMCLPVLFAAGMSLLDTIDGSFMNFAYGWAFSKPVRKVFYNITITGLSVAVALIIGTIELLSILQDKLNLTGGFWNWIANVDLNSIGFAIVGMFLLVWLAAVAVWKFGRIEQKWTAALPVAEDVTDQ, encoded by the coding sequence ATGACCGCGACCACAGCAGGCACCGACAGCGCGGGCCCGGCCACGACGGCCGCGCCGGCCGGATCCCGGCTGGCCCGCATCCGGGCGAGCCTGACCCCCGCCGAGTGGGGACGGGTCGGGGGCATGTTCGGCTTCATCGCGCTGCTGCACGTGGTCGGCTGGGGCATCCTGGCCGCGCTGGTCGTCCCGGGCCACTACCAGCTGCAGGGCGGCCTGTTCGGCTTCGGCACCGGTCTGACCGCCTACACCCTGGGCATGCGGCACGCCTTCGACGCCGACCACATCGCGGCGATCGACAACACCACCCGCAAGCTGATGGCCGAGGGCAAGCGCCCGCTGTCGGTCGGCTTCTGGTTCTCCCTGGGGCACTCCACGATCGTGGTCGTCCTGACCCTGCTGCTGGGCCTCGGGCTGAAGGGCCTGGGAGTCGAGCTGAGCGATGACAAGTCCGGGCTGCACAGCTTCGGCGGCCTGATCGGGACCACGGTCTCCGGCACGTTCCTGTACCTGATCGCGATCATCAACCTGGTGGTGCTGGTCGGGATCCTGAAGGTGTTCCGGCAGATGCGGCGCGGGGAGTTCGACGAGGCCACGCTCGAGGAGCACCTGAACAACCGCGGCCTGATGAACCGGTTCCTGGGCCGGGCCATGAAGGCGGTGACCAAGCCCTGGCAGATCTACCCGGTCGGCGTGCTGTTCGGGCTGGGCTTCGACACCGTCACCGAGGTCGGGCTGCTGGTGCTGGCCGGCACGTCGGTGGCCTCGGGGCTGCCCTGGTACGCGGTGATGTGCCTGCCGGTCCTGTTCGCCGCGGGCATGTCGCTGCTGGACACCATCGACGGCTCGTTCATGAACTTCGCCTACGGCTGGGCCTTCTCCAAGCCGGTGCGCAAGGTGTTCTACAACATCACGATCACCGGCCTGTCGGTGGCCGTGGCGCTGATCATCGGCACCATCGAGCTGCTGAGCATCCTGCAGGACAAGCTGAACCTGACCGGCGGCTTCTGGAACTGGATCGCCAACGTCGACCTGAACAGCATCGGGTTCGCCATCGTGGGCATGTTCCTGCTGGTGTGGCTGGCCGCCGTGGCGGTGTGGAAGTTCGGCCGGATCGAGCAGAAGTGGACCGCGGCGCTGCCGGTGGCCGAGGATGTTACCGACCAGTAG
- a CDS encoding DUF4442 domain-containing protein — translation MTAAEQEPFDVGAFLTAAVPMVGTLALEYVEVAPERAVLKFRDQAPYRNHIGGPHAGAMFTLAESASGAIVAAAFGHLMAEATPLPTTATIDFKKVARGDITATATLGRPVDDILAELKGGTRPEFPIHVAIQRDNDAAVTGEMTIIWTLRPNN, via the coding sequence ATGACCGCAGCAGAGCAAGAGCCTTTCGACGTCGGCGCCTTCCTGACCGCCGCCGTCCCCATGGTCGGCACGCTGGCCCTGGAGTACGTCGAGGTCGCGCCGGAGCGCGCCGTGCTGAAGTTCCGCGACCAGGCGCCGTATCGGAACCACATCGGCGGACCCCACGCCGGCGCGATGTTCACGCTGGCGGAATCCGCCTCCGGCGCGATCGTCGCCGCCGCGTTCGGCCACCTCATGGCTGAAGCCACTCCCCTGCCCACCACCGCCACCATCGACTTCAAGAAGGTCGCGCGCGGCGACATCACGGCCACCGCCACGCTCGGGCGACCGGTCGACGACATCCTGGCCGAGCTCAAGGGCGGCACCCGCCCCGAGTTCCCCATCCACGTCGCCATCCAGCGCGACAACGACGCAGCCGTCACCGGCGAGATGACCATCATCTGGACCCTGCGGCCCAATAACTGA
- a CDS encoding PaaI family thioesterase, with amino-acid sequence MVTLDIGTARMVLAAQPFSVLLGARLEVFEKGRAILAVPMRENLKQQNGFLHGGVLAYAADNAITFAAGSTLGPEVLTSGVTISYVRPASGVTLRAEAEVTYTGRRQAVCRCDLYAVAEDGARVLSAVAQGSVLCVS; translated from the coding sequence ATGGTCACCCTCGACATCGGAACGGCGCGCATGGTGTTAGCCGCGCAGCCGTTCAGCGTTTTGCTCGGGGCCCGGCTGGAGGTCTTCGAAAAGGGGCGCGCGATCCTAGCGGTCCCCATGCGCGAAAACCTCAAGCAGCAGAACGGGTTCCTGCACGGCGGAGTCCTCGCCTACGCGGCGGACAACGCCATCACCTTCGCGGCCGGCTCGACGCTCGGCCCGGAGGTACTCACCAGCGGAGTCACCATCAGCTATGTGCGGCCGGCGTCCGGGGTGACGCTGCGGGCCGAGGCTGAGGTCACCTACACCGGACGACGCCAGGCCGTGTGCCGGTGCGACCTGTACGCCGTGGCGGAGGACGGCGCACGGGTCCTCAGCGCGGTGGCCCAGGGTTCGGTGCTCTGTGTGTCCTGA
- a CDS encoding TetR/AcrR family transcriptional regulator: protein MDPDTLPAPLPRGNHGLSREEVSAAQRTRLLNGMLEVVAERGYAAATVGAVLSRARISRQTFYEHFTDKQDCFLAAFDRSADRFALLIEHSLGSPKDPALQRLDRIIEAYLGALAANPTLARIFMIEIYAAGYPAVSRRLARAEAFAAILAEAVTIGRPWRGGLDPLFVARAVTGAVSGLVTEQINAGEIKSLPELRPQIVAFVAGLSAED from the coding sequence GTGGATCCCGACACCCTGCCCGCACCGTTGCCGCGCGGCAACCACGGCCTGAGCCGCGAGGAGGTCAGCGCGGCGCAACGCACGCGGCTCCTGAACGGGATGCTGGAGGTCGTGGCCGAGCGCGGGTACGCCGCGGCGACGGTCGGCGCGGTGCTGTCGCGGGCCCGCATCTCCCGCCAGACGTTCTACGAGCACTTCACCGACAAGCAGGACTGCTTCCTGGCCGCCTTCGACCGCTCGGCGGACCGCTTCGCCCTGCTCATCGAGCACTCCCTCGGCTCCCCGAAGGACCCGGCGCTGCAACGCCTGGACCGCATCATCGAGGCCTACCTGGGAGCCCTGGCCGCCAACCCGACCCTGGCCCGCATCTTCATGATCGAGATCTACGCCGCCGGCTACCCCGCCGTCTCCCGCCGCCTGGCCCGCGCCGAAGCCTTCGCCGCGATCCTGGCCGAAGCCGTCACCATCGGCCGCCCCTGGCGCGGCGGCCTGGACCCGCTGTTCGTGGCGCGCGCCGTCACCGGAGCCGTCAGCGGCCTGGTGACCGAGCAGATCAACGCCGGGGAGATCAAGTCGCTGCCGGAACTGCGGCCGCAGATCGTCGCGTTCGTGGCGGGGTTGTCGGCGGAAGACTGA
- a CDS encoding GOLPH3/VPS74 family protein gives MTLGEDLLLLAIHPRSGRIRNVERMSPALRAVELLELSLAGRVAVEEGRIATKDASPVGHRLVDHALHSLSSEAKPPKVEEWLRGQRASGESEAALGQYVALLGRQQVIRVERRAQGLARYTHITVRDQERVSSARARIDRVAHGEVSATADDHALAGIVHACGLGPCLYRGPHRLVARRRLARFAVPEEVTESMRAAATAADAELAAAVAEALSSGIAKMTKELTTVLRLEYRLDTYSSHGSGGGHHHHTPTDFGSHSGHHAGSGGFGGGGHHG, from the coding sequence ATGACACTGGGGGAGGATCTCCTACTGCTCGCCATCCATCCGCGCAGCGGCAGGATCCGGAACGTCGAGCGCATGTCGCCCGCGCTGCGCGCCGTGGAACTGCTGGAGCTGAGCCTGGCCGGGCGAGTGGCGGTGGAGGAGGGCCGGATCGCGACCAAGGACGCCTCGCCGGTCGGCCATCGATTGGTGGACCACGCCTTGCACTCGCTGAGCTCCGAGGCGAAGCCGCCGAAGGTCGAGGAGTGGCTGCGGGGGCAGCGCGCGTCGGGTGAGTCCGAAGCGGCGCTGGGCCAGTACGTCGCGCTGCTGGGACGTCAGCAGGTGATCCGGGTCGAGCGCCGCGCACAGGGCCTGGCCAGATACACGCACATCACGGTGCGCGATCAAGAACGGGTGTCCTCGGCGCGCGCCCGGATCGATCGCGTGGCGCACGGCGAGGTGTCCGCGACCGCTGACGACCACGCGCTGGCCGGCATCGTCCACGCCTGCGGCCTGGGTCCCTGTCTGTACCGCGGGCCGCATCGGCTGGTGGCGCGCAGGCGGCTGGCCCGGTTCGCCGTTCCCGAGGAAGTCACCGAGAGCATGCGCGCCGCGGCGACGGCTGCCGACGCCGAATTGGCGGCGGCTGTGGCCGAGGCGCTGTCCAGCGGCATCGCGAAGATGACCAAAGAACTGACGACGGTTCTACGCCTGGAGTACCGGCTCGACACGTACAGCTCGCACGGCTCCGGCGGAGGCCACCACCATCACACGCCGACCGACTTCGGCTCGCATTCCGGCCACCACGCGGGTTCGGGCGGCTTCGGCGGCGGCGGCCATCACGGTTGA
- a CDS encoding S-adenosylmethionine:tRNA ribosyltransferase-isomerase: MSIVLHEPSVVNAAVPSEESAIPPGPLGTGFRVSSDLLARKPAEARGLDRDGVRLLVARGRGADDPEVAHYVFSDLPDVLEPGDLLVVNNSGTLPAALDAVDPDSGTRVVLHVSTGTPQDPDAWIVELRRPMADGSTRPFALGPDSQDPDSPATPGLRLRVTGGATVTLLRPYTRRLWVARLDLGMSVADYLTRHGRAIRYDYVDRDWPITAYQTVFAAIPGSAEMPSAARPFSTDVVARLVAKGVYIAPITLHTGVASPEAHEKPYAEWYSVPEATAELVNHVRARGGRVIAIGTTAVRALESVADEEGTVHPGQGWTELIITPQRGVRAVDGLLTGFHEPEASHLLMLTAIAGPRLIRASYDAALAARYLWHEFGDVNLLLRR, from the coding sequence ATGTCGATAGTGCTGCACGAGCCCTCTGTTGTGAACGCTGCTGTGCCGTCTGAGGAATCGGCGATCCCTCCAGGTCCCCTGGGCACCGGGTTCCGCGTCTCCTCCGACCTGCTGGCCCGCAAGCCCGCCGAGGCGCGCGGCCTGGACCGGGACGGCGTGCGGCTGCTGGTCGCGCGGGGACGCGGCGCCGACGACCCCGAGGTCGCGCACTACGTGTTCTCCGACCTGCCGGACGTCCTGGAGCCCGGCGACCTGCTGGTCGTGAACAACTCCGGCACGCTGCCCGCCGCGCTGGACGCCGTGGACCCCGACTCCGGCACGCGGGTGGTGCTGCACGTCTCGACCGGCACGCCGCAGGACCCGGACGCCTGGATCGTCGAGCTGCGCCGGCCGATGGCGGACGGCTCGACCAGGCCGTTCGCCCTGGGCCCGGATTCGCAGGACCCGGACAGCCCGGCGACCCCCGGCCTGCGCCTGCGCGTGACCGGCGGCGCGACGGTGACCCTGCTGCGCCCCTACACCCGCCGCCTGTGGGTGGCCCGCCTGGACCTGGGCATGTCGGTCGCCGACTACCTGACCCGGCACGGCCGCGCCATCCGCTACGACTACGTCGACCGCGACTGGCCGATCACGGCCTACCAGACCGTGTTCGCCGCCATCCCCGGCAGCGCCGAGATGCCCAGCGCCGCCCGCCCCTTCTCCACCGACGTGGTCGCCCGCCTGGTCGCCAAGGGCGTCTACATCGCACCGATCACCCTGCACACCGGTGTCGCCTCACCCGAGGCCCACGAGAAGCCCTACGCGGAGTGGTACTCGGTCCCCGAGGCGACCGCAGAGCTGGTCAACCACGTCCGAGCCCGCGGCGGCCGCGTCATCGCCATCGGCACCACAGCAGTCCGCGCCCTGGAATCGGTCGCCGACGAGGAGGGGACGGTCCACCCCGGCCAAGGCTGGACCGAGCTGATCATCACACCGCAACGCGGTGTCCGCGCCGTCGACGGCCTCCTGACCGGCTTCCACGAGCCGGAAGCCTCACACCTGCTGATGCTGACCGCGATCGCCGGGCCACGCCTGATCCGCGCCAGCTACGACGCGGCGCTGGCAGCGCGGTACCTGTGGCACGAGTTCGGGGATGTGAACCTGCTGCTGCGGCGCTGA
- a CDS encoding SDR family NAD(P)-dependent oxidoreductase — protein MNSTTKQTENAGRVPAGAWSGNPVAVITGASQGLGLALARGLAERGWSLVIDARTADRLAAAHAELAALTTVVALSGDVTDDAHRADLAEAASELGGASLLVNNASSLGGSPLPALAHFPLAALEQTFAVNVVAPLALTQLLLPQLRQHGGEVVNISSDAAVEPYEGWGGYGASKAALDHATAIFGLEEPQVRIWAVDPGDLQTQMHQDAFPGEDISELPLPATVVPAFLRLIDERRPSGRYQASDLLPRSAAADVEVS, from the coding sequence ATGAACTCGACTACGAAGCAGACCGAGAACGCCGGACGCGTCCCGGCCGGCGCCTGGAGCGGCAACCCGGTCGCCGTCATCACCGGCGCCTCCCAGGGCCTGGGCCTGGCACTGGCCCGCGGCCTGGCCGAGCGCGGCTGGTCCCTGGTCATCGACGCCCGGACCGCCGACCGGCTGGCCGCCGCGCACGCCGAGCTGGCGGCGCTCACCACGGTCGTCGCGCTGTCCGGCGACGTCACCGACGACGCCCACCGCGCCGACCTCGCCGAGGCGGCCTCCGAACTCGGCGGCGCCAGCCTGCTGGTGAACAACGCCTCCAGCCTCGGCGGCTCGCCGCTGCCGGCCCTCGCGCACTTCCCGCTGGCGGCGCTGGAGCAGACCTTCGCGGTGAACGTGGTGGCGCCGCTGGCGCTCACCCAGCTGCTGCTGCCGCAGCTGCGCCAGCACGGCGGCGAGGTCGTCAACATCTCCTCCGACGCCGCCGTCGAGCCCTACGAGGGCTGGGGCGGGTACGGCGCGTCCAAGGCCGCGCTGGACCATGCCACGGCGATCTTCGGGCTGGAGGAGCCGCAGGTGCGGATCTGGGCGGTGGATCCCGGCGACCTGCAGACGCAGATGCACCAGGACGCCTTCCCCGGCGAGGACATCAGCGAGCTGCCGCTGCCGGCGACCGTGGTGCCGGCCTTTCTGCGGCTGATCGACGAGCGGCGGCCGTCGGGGCGGTATCAGGCCTCCGACCTGCTGCCCCGGTCCGCCGCGGCTGATGTGGAGGTGAGCTGA
- a CDS encoding GAF domain-containing sensor histidine kinase, translating to MNERTSPQNALDTMRRLSAAVLAVSRHLATDEVLQTIVATARELIGAEYAALGIPDGAGSFAQFLVDGVSDEQWAAIGPLPRQHGMLAVMLQDPAPQRLADVREDPRFRWWPKAHPEMDAFLGQQIRDGDEILGALFLANKDGGFTKDDEELLGVLAGHAAIALRHARLYERERELAITRERNRLARELHDAVAQKLFALRLTSQAAAEVLDTDPARARAELEQVATLAKEAAEELRSVVVELRPAELEEDGLAVTLRKHVEVLDRVNQTAGGPRVTFEGEDVKALSPAAEEVLLRVAQEALHNALRHADAATISVRLREHCPAGAKSCGGALLEVVDDGAGFDPATVRRAGRSLGLVSMRDRAKSVRGRLDVASAPGAGTTIRLEVDRGRAA from the coding sequence ATGAACGAGCGGACGAGCCCCCAGAACGCGCTGGACACCATGCGCCGCCTGTCCGCGGCCGTCCTCGCGGTCAGCCGCCACCTCGCCACCGACGAGGTGCTGCAGACCATCGTGGCCACCGCCCGCGAGCTGATCGGCGCCGAGTACGCGGCCCTGGGCATCCCGGACGGCGCGGGCAGCTTCGCGCAGTTCCTCGTGGACGGCGTCTCCGACGAGCAGTGGGCCGCGATCGGACCGCTCCCCCGCCAGCACGGCATGCTCGCCGTGATGCTCCAGGACCCGGCGCCGCAGCGGCTCGCCGACGTCCGCGAGGACCCGCGCTTCCGCTGGTGGCCCAAGGCGCACCCGGAGATGGACGCCTTCCTGGGCCAGCAGATCCGCGACGGCGATGAGATCCTCGGCGCGCTGTTCCTGGCCAACAAGGACGGCGGCTTCACCAAGGACGACGAGGAACTGCTCGGCGTGCTGGCCGGCCACGCCGCCATCGCGCTGCGCCACGCCCGCCTCTACGAGCGCGAACGCGAGCTGGCGATCACCCGCGAGCGCAACCGCCTGGCCCGCGAGCTGCACGACGCCGTCGCCCAGAAGCTGTTCGCGCTCCGCCTGACCTCCCAAGCCGCCGCCGAGGTCCTGGACACCGACCCGGCGCGCGCCCGCGCGGAGCTGGAGCAGGTCGCGACGCTGGCCAAGGAGGCCGCCGAGGAGCTGCGCTCGGTGGTGGTCGAGCTGCGCCCGGCCGAGCTGGAGGAGGACGGGCTGGCGGTGACGCTGCGCAAGCACGTCGAGGTGCTGGACCGGGTGAACCAGACCGCCGGCGGCCCGCGGGTGACCTTCGAGGGCGAGGATGTCAAAGCCCTGTCGCCGGCGGCCGAAGAGGTGCTGCTGCGGGTCGCGCAGGAAGCGCTGCACAACGCGCTGCGCCACGCCGACGCCGCCACCATCAGCGTCCGGCTGCGCGAGCACTGCCCCGCCGGCGCCAAGTCCTGCGGCGGCGCGCTGTTGGAAGTGGTCGACGACGGCGCCGGCTTCGACCCGGCGACGGTCCGCCGCGCCGGCCGCAGCCTGGGCCTGGTGTCGATGCGGGACCGCGCCAAATCGGTGCGCGGACGCCTGGACGTCGCCTCGGCGCCCGGCGCGGGGACGACGATCCGGCTGGAGGTGGACCGTGGGCGTGCGGCCTGA
- a CDS encoding response regulator, with the protein MGVRPEVIRVLIADDHRMVRQGLRTFLELQEGIEVAGEAADGAECAERAAELEPDVILLDLVMPGVDGVGAMELLREAGSTARVLVVTSFTDRRMIIPAIRAGARGYVYKDVDPAALAAAVRSVHAGHVLLEPEVATALLDSGSNGAADQGPQAPALTAREREVLVLIAQGRANREIARALVLAEKTVKTHVSNILMKLGVADRTQAALWAVRHGIAPEDQRPLT; encoded by the coding sequence GTGGGCGTGCGGCCTGAGGTCATCAGGGTGTTGATCGCGGACGACCACCGCATGGTCCGCCAGGGCCTGCGCACGTTTCTGGAGCTGCAGGAGGGCATCGAGGTCGCCGGCGAGGCGGCGGACGGCGCGGAGTGCGCCGAGCGGGCCGCCGAGCTCGAGCCGGACGTCATCCTGCTGGACCTGGTGATGCCCGGCGTGGACGGCGTCGGGGCGATGGAGCTGCTGCGCGAGGCCGGCTCCACGGCCCGGGTCCTGGTCGTGACCAGCTTCACCGACCGCCGGATGATCATCCCGGCGATCCGCGCCGGCGCGCGCGGCTACGTCTACAAGGACGTCGACCCGGCGGCGCTGGCGGCCGCGGTCCGCTCGGTCCACGCCGGGCACGTCCTCCTGGAACCCGAGGTCGCCACCGCACTGCTGGACTCCGGCAGCAACGGCGCGGCCGACCAGGGCCCGCAGGCGCCGGCGCTCACCGCGCGCGAGCGCGAGGTGCTGGTGCTGATCGCCCAGGGACGCGCGAACCGCGAGATCGCGCGGGCGCTGGTGTTGGCCGAGAAGACGGTCAAGACGCACGTCTCCAACATCCTGATGAAGCTCGGCGTCGCGGACCGGACGCAGGCCGCGCTGTGGGCGGTGCGGCACGGGATCGCGCCGGAGGATCAGCGCCCCCTGACGTAA
- a CDS encoding TlpA family protein disulfide reductase translates to MAVAISTATVLAVGLAACGGAGPKNAAGLGTAGAIAADHRKPFPVLSGTTLDGAQLDLSSYKGQIVVMNIWASWCDSCEAEAPYLEHAYETYKDKGVRFVGIDAGDDNTGQARAFVKAKQIGYPNLVDGVDEKLLTKLAGITSLGSVPSTLIIDKNGDLAWRSLRPVDYNALSAALGPVIAEQ, encoded by the coding sequence TTGGCGGTCGCCATATCCACGGCCACCGTGCTGGCTGTCGGGCTGGCCGCCTGCGGTGGCGCGGGCCCGAAGAACGCGGCGGGTCTGGGGACGGCCGGCGCCATCGCGGCCGACCACCGCAAGCCGTTCCCGGTGCTCTCCGGGACCACCCTCGACGGCGCCCAGCTCGATCTGAGCTCGTACAAGGGCCAGATCGTGGTCATGAACATCTGGGCGTCGTGGTGCGACAGCTGCGAGGCGGAGGCTCCGTACCTGGAGCACGCCTACGAGACGTACAAGGACAAGGGCGTGCGGTTCGTCGGCATCGACGCGGGCGATGACAACACCGGACAGGCGCGGGCGTTCGTCAAGGCCAAGCAGATCGGCTACCCGAACCTGGTCGACGGCGTCGACGAGAAGCTGCTCACCAAGCTCGCCGGGATCACCTCCCTGGGCTCGGTCCCCTCGACGCTGATCATCGACAAGAACGGCGACCTGGCCTGGCGGTCACTGCGCCCCGTGGACTACAACGCCCTGTCCGCGGCGCTCGGTCCGGTCATCGCGGAGCAGTAG
- a CDS encoding dienelactone hydrolase family protein produces the protein MPTAEFEIPTLDGQADAFAAFPDGGERHPGVLLYMDIFGIRPELERRARELAVHGYYVLVPNVFYRHGPAPLIELPDFVGEEARPRAVAQLMPVLQAHTTDRILRDAEAYVRFLTSRPEVSPGPIAVVGYCMGGRLALRTAAAHRDQVAAVAAFHAGKLLSDAPDSLHLDVIPAITADIHLGHAATDMEPEAVRELNRVLDGTGVSYTSEIYPDTIHGFTMSDTTAFNPAGLEQHWDRLLSLLAGAFPGSDPATAPR, from the coding sequence GTGCCCACAGCCGAGTTCGAGATCCCCACCCTGGACGGCCAGGCTGATGCCTTCGCCGCGTTCCCCGACGGCGGCGAACGGCATCCCGGGGTGCTGCTCTACATGGACATCTTCGGCATCCGGCCGGAGCTGGAGCGCAGAGCACGCGAGCTGGCTGTGCACGGTTACTACGTCCTGGTCCCGAACGTGTTCTACCGCCACGGACCGGCGCCGCTGATCGAACTCCCCGATTTCGTGGGGGAGGAGGCGCGGCCCAGGGCGGTGGCGCAGCTGATGCCGGTGCTGCAGGCGCACACCACCGACCGGATCCTGCGCGATGCCGAGGCCTACGTGCGCTTCCTGACCAGTCGGCCCGAGGTGAGTCCCGGCCCGATCGCGGTCGTCGGCTACTGCATGGGCGGCCGTCTGGCGCTGCGGACGGCTGCGGCGCACCGGGACCAGGTCGCCGCCGTCGCCGCGTTCCACGCGGGCAAGCTGCTCAGCGACGCGCCCGACAGCCTGCACCTGGACGTCATCCCGGCGATCACCGCCGACATCCACCTCGGCCACGCGGCGACGGACATGGAGCCCGAGGCTGTCAGGGAACTGAATCGGGTGCTGGATGGAACCGGGGTCTCCTACACCTCGGAGATCTACCCCGACACCATCCACGGCTTCACGATGTCCGACACCACCGCCTTCAACCCCGCCGGGTTGGAGCAGCACTGGGACCGGCTGCTCTCGCTGCTCGCGGGGGCGTTTCCGGGTTCTGATCCCGCTACTGCTCCGCGATGA
- a CDS encoding GNAT family N-acetyltransferase, with protein MIIPANQAGWPDLQAVLRSANCHGCRCYCQRFKSPGSDWKNVSDEERAFRLQTQTSCGDPDAETTSGLVAYRDGEAVGWVSVEPRTAFRALRRSRVLWPGRDEDKDDAAVWAVTCFHIRPGHRRQGIAGELALATVPFARDRGAKALEAYPMVTEPGDPVPWGEAHVGTRAMFQDAGFVEVSRPTPRRVVMRVDF; from the coding sequence GTGATCATCCCGGCGAACCAGGCCGGTTGGCCGGATCTGCAAGCGGTGCTCAGGTCAGCCAACTGCCACGGATGCCGGTGCTACTGCCAGCGCTTCAAGAGTCCCGGCAGCGACTGGAAGAACGTCTCGGACGAGGAACGCGCCTTCCGCCTCCAGACACAGACCTCGTGCGGCGATCCGGACGCCGAGACCACCAGCGGCCTGGTCGCCTACCGCGACGGCGAGGCGGTCGGCTGGGTCTCGGTCGAGCCGCGCACCGCGTTCCGCGCGCTGCGCCGCAGCCGGGTCCTGTGGCCGGGCCGGGACGAGGACAAGGACGACGCGGCCGTGTGGGCGGTGACCTGCTTCCATATCCGCCCCGGCCATCGCAGGCAGGGCATCGCCGGCGAGCTCGCGCTGGCCACGGTGCCCTTCGCCCGCGACCGGGGCGCCAAGGCGCTGGAGGCCTATCCGATGGTCACCGAGCCCGGCGATCCCGTGCCGTGGGGCGAGGCGCACGTCGGGACCAGGGCGATGTTCCAGGACGCCGGGTTCGTCGAGGTCAGTCGTCCGACGCCGCGGCGGGTCGTGATGCGCGTCGACTTCTGA